One part of the Paracoccus sp. MBLB3053 genome encodes these proteins:
- a CDS encoding glycosyltransferase family 4 protein: MPELPDDRIEVVAPNLKRRLSGVTATVVRLIPIQSSMIGIVTTGPGLPETLPHITLRRAAGLSGKRWRVWHARRNTEMALGLILRRLLRRRYKLLFTSAAQRAHTGFTRWLIRQQDEVIATSPQAASYLERPATVILHGVDLGIFHPSPEREKIRARLGFAPDDIVIGCFGRVRAQKGVDLLVEAALRLFPARPRARLIFTGRVTADNQKFTDDLKARIAAAGLSDRICFLGEVPWERVVENYQAIDLFAAPARWEGFGLTPLEAMACGVPVVAARVGAFETLIRDGETGSLIPREDIDALTNALAHWFDNDEARQAAGAAARNHVEANHAIEGEARAIVDVYRKLLA; encoded by the coding sequence ATGCCTGAACTGCCCGACGACCGGATCGAGGTCGTTGCCCCCAATCTCAAGCGCCGCCTGTCTGGTGTCACCGCAACCGTCGTGCGCCTGATCCCGATCCAGTCCAGCATGATCGGGATCGTGACGACGGGGCCCGGTCTGCCCGAAACCCTGCCCCATATCACGCTGAGGCGCGCGGCGGGCCTGTCAGGAAAGCGCTGGCGAGTCTGGCACGCGCGCCGCAATACCGAAATGGCCCTTGGCCTGATCCTGCGCCGCCTCTTGCGCCGCCGCTACAAGCTGCTTTTCACATCCGCCGCGCAGCGCGCGCATACCGGCTTCACCCGCTGGTTGATCCGGCAGCAGGACGAGGTGATCGCCACCTCGCCGCAGGCGGCAAGCTATCTCGAGCGCCCCGCCACGGTTATCCTGCACGGGGTCGACCTTGGGATCTTTCACCCTTCGCCCGAGCGCGAGAAAATTCGTGCCCGATTGGGTTTTGCCCCGGACGACATCGTGATTGGCTGTTTCGGACGCGTCCGGGCCCAGAAGGGCGTCGACCTGCTAGTCGAGGCAGCGCTGCGCCTTTTCCCGGCGCGGCCACGGGCACGGTTGATTTTCACTGGCCGGGTCACGGCGGATAACCAGAAATTCACCGATGATCTCAAGGCTCGGATCGCGGCTGCCGGGCTTTCCGATCGCATCTGCTTTCTGGGGGAAGTGCCCTGGGAACGGGTCGTCGAGAATTACCAGGCAATCGACCTGTTTGCCGCACCCGCGCGATGGGAAGGTTTCGGGCTTACACCGCTTGAGGCGATGGCTTGCGGTGTTCCCGTTGTCGCCGCCCGCGTAGGCGCCTTTGAAACCCTCATCCGGGACGGCGAGACAGGCAGCCTGATCCCGCGCGAAGATATCGACGCCCTGACCAACGCACTGGCTCATTGGTTCGACAATGACGAGGCCCGGCAGGCGGCAGGAGCCGCCGCACGCAACCATGTCGAGGCCAATCACGCGATCGAGGGAGAGGCACGAGCAATCGTGGACGTGTATCGAAAGCTGCTTGCATGA
- a CDS encoding H-NS histone family protein, with amino-acid sequence MELNLDNLPLKELRDLRNKVEKAIATFEERRKREALVAAENVAREFGFSLADLAEAKTSRGKVAPKYVNPEDPEMTWTGRGRKPRWVVDALDAGTALEELEI; translated from the coding sequence ATGGAACTGAATCTGGACAACCTTCCGCTCAAGGAACTCCGGGACCTTCGCAACAAAGTGGAAAAGGCGATCGCCACCTTTGAAGAGCGGCGCAAGCGCGAAGCTCTCGTTGCCGCCGAAAACGTTGCGCGTGAGTTCGGCTTCAGCCTTGCGGATCTTGCCGAGGCCAAGACAAGCCGTGGCAAGGTTGCGCCGAAATATGTAAACCCCGAAGATCCCGAAATGACGTGGACCGGCCGCGGTCGCAAGCCGCGTTGGGTCGTGGACGCCCTGGACGCCGGGACCGCTCTCGAAGAGCTGGAAATCTGA
- the secB gene encoding protein-export chaperone SecB, translating into MSEETNTAGQAGATPTVRMQILTQYIRDLSFENAVAQKGLPSGEVQPEISVQVSLDARKRPADHQYEVISKFRVQSVNSADKSPIFLCELDYGGIFHVEGVPEDQLHPFLMIECPRMLFPYVRRIISDMTRDGGFPPFNMDPVDFVALYRQEIARRMQAERPADQPLS; encoded by the coding sequence ATGAGCGAAGAAACCAACACTGCCGGTCAGGCCGGCGCGACGCCCACGGTCCGCATGCAGATCCTGACCCAGTATATCCGCGACCTATCCTTTGAAAACGCGGTTGCCCAGAAGGGCCTGCCCTCGGGTGAAGTGCAGCCCGAGATCAGCGTTCAAGTCAGTCTTGATGCCCGTAAACGCCCCGCTGACCACCAGTATGAAGTCATCAGCAAGTTCCGCGTCCAGTCGGTGAACTCTGCAGACAAGTCGCCGATCTTCCTGTGCGAACTGGATTACGGCGGCATCTTCCATGTCGAAGGCGTGCCCGAGGATCAGCTCCATCCCTTTCTGATGATCGAATGCCCGCGGATGCTGTTCCCCTATGTCCGCCGGATCATCTCGGACATGACGCGGGACGGCGGCTTCCCTCCCTTCAACATGGACCCGGTCGATTTCGTCGCGCTTTACCGACAAGAGATCGCGCGTCGGATGCAGGCGGAACGCCCTGCCGATCAGCCGCTGTCCTGA
- a CDS encoding PAS-domain containing protein yields the protein MLTEFLIAFSAAAMAAGLSFAIVRWAPREAEAQKRLIPEIEPIVLLFREDQLIDATSPARSLLAALPGGDDWQRINTWLAMRLPDEIEAMQAPDRPARIELGAAAGSGLSVLAEDLGNELRRFTIADPTAENAGIMIDSLAFAAMEQELEMLRSTMDQSPMLAWRQDGKGQVTWANGAYLHAVDTTSGGETIWPLPQIVDLSARPQSGGRNPVATRRIQIQNDKQNRWYDCQVHDTGDQTIVIALPADAAVRAESSLREFVQTLTKTFADLPIGLAIFDRERNLQLFNPALIDLTGLATGFLTARPTLYAFLDRLREARMVPEPKDYRSWRQQMNSLENAAASGHHVEMWSLPGGQTYRVTGRPHPDGAVAFLFEDITSEISLTRKFRADLSLGGEVLDALHEAVAVFSANGDLLLSNRRYSEIWAGIGKGTAAEHVQHWISSCGESPGLASLRHALHNLAPEGALGGAMAGPNGGLLSWDLRMLSGGRLMLSFSVSAYEAQERGGLPVETVSSPRSDRGEGPRTISA from the coding sequence ATGCTGACAGAATTCCTGATTGCATTCTCGGCGGCCGCCATGGCGGCAGGGCTGTCATTCGCCATCGTCCGTTGGGCGCCCAGAGAGGCGGAAGCGCAAAAGCGACTGATTCCCGAGATTGAACCGATCGTCTTGCTGTTCCGCGAAGATCAATTGATCGACGCCACTTCGCCTGCGCGTTCCTTGCTGGCCGCCCTGCCGGGCGGTGACGATTGGCAGCGGATTAATACCTGGCTTGCCATGCGCCTGCCCGATGAGATCGAGGCCATGCAGGCCCCGGACAGGCCGGCGAGGATCGAACTCGGTGCTGCTGCCGGATCGGGGCTGAGCGTGCTGGCCGAGGACTTGGGCAACGAGCTTCGCCGTTTCACGATTGCGGACCCTACAGCCGAAAATGCCGGGATCATGATCGACTCCCTTGCGTTCGCCGCGATGGAACAGGAACTCGAGATGCTGCGCAGCACCATGGACCAGTCGCCGATGCTGGCCTGGCGACAAGATGGCAAAGGCCAGGTCACATGGGCGAACGGTGCCTATCTGCATGCCGTCGATACGACGAGCGGCGGAGAAACCATCTGGCCTCTCCCCCAGATCGTCGATCTTTCAGCGCGGCCCCAGTCTGGGGGACGCAACCCTGTTGCGACACGGCGGATACAGATCCAGAACGACAAGCAGAACCGGTGGTATGACTGCCAGGTCCACGACACGGGCGACCAGACGATCGTGATCGCTCTGCCGGCGGATGCCGCGGTGCGCGCGGAAAGCAGCCTGAGGGAATTCGTCCAGACCCTTACCAAGACCTTTGCGGACCTGCCGATCGGCCTTGCGATATTCGACCGAGAGCGGAACCTGCAGCTGTTCAACCCTGCCCTCATCGACCTGACCGGGCTGGCAACCGGTTTTCTGACGGCCAGACCCACACTCTATGCCTTCCTTGACCGGCTGCGAGAGGCCCGCATGGTCCCCGAGCCGAAGGACTATCGAAGCTGGCGGCAACAGATGAACTCGCTGGAAAATGCGGCGGCGTCGGGGCATCACGTCGAAATGTGGTCCCTGCCAGGCGGCCAGACCTATCGGGTCACGGGTCGCCCCCATCCCGACGGCGCTGTGGCCTTCCTTTTCGAGGACATCACCTCCGAGATCTCACTGACCCGGAAGTTCCGCGCTGATCTGTCCCTGGGAGGGGAGGTCCTTGACGCGCTGCACGAGGCGGTCGCGGTGTTTTCTGCGAATGGTGATCTGCTTCTGTCCAACCGCAGATATTCGGAAATCTGGGCTGGCATCGGTAAGGGCACCGCGGCGGAACATGTACAACACTGGATTTCTTCCTGCGGGGAAAGCCCTGGCTTGGCCTCCCTGCGCCACGCGCTGCATAACCTTGCTCCTGAGGGAGCGCTCGGCGGCGCGATGGCCGGGCCGAACGGCGGGCTTCTGTCATGGGACCTGCGCATGCTGTCCGGCGGTCGCCTGATGCTGAGCTTTTCGGTGTCTGCCTATGAGGCGCAGGAGCGCGGGGGGCTGCCGGTGGAAACCGTCTCATCCCCCAGATCAGATCGAGGTGAGGGGCCGCGAACGATCTCGGCCTGA
- a CDS encoding MFS transporter, with product MRALLSGGIISLILAYMLSQFYRAFLAVLSPVLKTELGAGPDDLAISSGMWFITFAAMQIPIGWSLDRFGPRLTVASLLALGGAGGAAVFALASAPWHLHLSLGLLGIGCAPALMGSYYIFARTYPAAIFGTLAGAVVGFGSLGNILGAAPLVWVIEAMGWRSTLWWLAAATLAVALAITALVRDPEELGGSSPRGSLAEILKLRALWFILPLFSVNYAASAAIRGLWAGPYLAQVHDASEFLIGRATLAMGIAMVLGSFLVGPLATALRSLRSTALIFNGGAVVVMAGLWLLPAQSIGLSVGLLALVGLSGASYTLLMAHGRAFLPPHLVGRGVTFLNMFSIGGAGVLQFASRPVYRAAIKGQGAAEAYSDLFLFFLIPLTIGFVLYFLTPEAPDA from the coding sequence ATGCGAGCACTTCTGTCCGGCGGGATCATCAGCCTGATCCTGGCCTATATGCTGAGCCAGTTCTATCGTGCTTTCCTCGCCGTGCTTTCACCGGTCCTGAAAACCGAACTGGGCGCAGGGCCTGATGATCTGGCGATCAGTTCGGGCATGTGGTTCATCACTTTCGCCGCCATGCAGATCCCGATCGGCTGGTCGCTCGACCGGTTCGGACCTCGGCTGACCGTTGCCTCGCTTCTTGCGCTTGGCGGGGCAGGTGGGGCGGCAGTGTTTGCGCTGGCCTCGGCGCCCTGGCATCTGCACCTGTCGCTTGGCCTTCTGGGGATCGGTTGCGCACCGGCCCTGATGGGAAGCTATTATATCTTTGCGAGAACCTATCCGGCAGCAATCTTCGGCACGCTTGCAGGCGCGGTCGTGGGCTTCGGATCGCTCGGCAACATTCTGGGCGCGGCACCTCTTGTCTGGGTGATCGAGGCGATGGGCTGGCGCAGCACGCTTTGGTGGCTCGCGGCGGCGACGCTGGCCGTGGCCTTGGCCATCACGGCACTGGTGCGCGACCCCGAGGAACTGGGCGGCAGTTCCCCACGCGGTTCTCTGGCAGAGATTCTGAAGCTGCGGGCCTTGTGGTTCATCCTGCCGCTCTTCTCGGTCAACTATGCGGCATCTGCGGCGATCCGCGGGCTTTGGGCCGGACCCTATCTCGCGCAGGTTCATGACGCCTCCGAGTTTCTGATCGGTCGCGCAACGCTGGCCATGGGCATCGCAATGGTTCTGGGCAGCTTTCTGGTCGGTCCACTTGCGACGGCGTTGCGTTCGCTCCGCAGCACGGCGCTGATCTTCAATGGCGGCGCTGTCGTCGTCATGGCCGGATTGTGGCTGCTGCCCGCGCAAAGCATCGGGCTATCAGTCGGCCTGCTCGCCCTCGTCGGCCTATCGGGCGCATCCTATACCCTGCTGATGGCGCATGGGCGCGCGTTCCTTCCGCCGCATCTGGTCGGCCGGGGCGTGACCTTTCTCAACATGTTTTCAATCGGCGGGGCCGGGGTTCTTCAGTTCGCATCGCGACCCGTCTATCGGGCGGCCATCAAGGGGCAGGGCGCCGCCGAGGCCTATTCCGACCTGTTCCTGTTCTTTCTCATTCCGCTTACGATAGGGTTCGTTCTTTACTTCCTGACCCCAGAGGCGCCCGATGCCTGA
- a CDS encoding HD family hydrolase, translating to MAKGVARAWQRMLSGRRLDLLDPTPFDIEISDIAHGLAFVARWNGQTRGDWAYSVAEHSLLVEEIHHRTDPQADPLWRLAALLHDAPEYVIGDMISPVKAALGQEYGDMDARLSAAIHRRFGLPAQLPKAVKAAIKRADRISAWMEAIQIAGFSRAEADRLFPIPELDILDGLEIRLRPPAETRKAYMDRFQALIEEIDQAGK from the coding sequence ATGGCGAAAGGTGTGGCGAGAGCCTGGCAAAGGATGCTTTCGGGACGAAGGCTGGACCTGCTTGATCCGACGCCTTTCGACATCGAAATCAGCGATATCGCACATGGGCTTGCCTTTGTCGCACGCTGGAATGGCCAGACCCGTGGGGATTGGGCCTATTCGGTGGCCGAACATTCGCTTCTTGTCGAAGAAATCCACCATCGGACCGACCCCCAGGCCGATCCGCTCTGGCGCCTGGCTGCTCTTTTGCATGATGCGCCGGAATATGTGATCGGCGACATGATATCCCCGGTCAAAGCGGCGCTGGGGCAGGAGTATGGGGATATGGATGCGCGGCTTTCAGCCGCCATTCATCGGCGCTTTGGACTGCCTGCGCAATTGCCGAAGGCGGTGAAGGCGGCGATCAAGCGTGCAGATCGGATCTCTGCCTGGATGGAGGCGATCCAGATCGCCGGGTTTTCTCGTGCCGAGGCAGATCGACTATTCCCGATTCCCGAGCTTGATATTCTTGATGGCCTGGAAATCAGGCTTCGTCCTCCTGCGGAAACCCGCAAAGCCTATATGGATAGATTTCAGGCTCTGATTGAAGAAATTGATCAAGCCGGGAAATAG
- a CDS encoding ActR/PrrA/RegA family redox response regulator transcription factor, with protein sequence MAESRNIGPDPSLLLVDDDEVFLNRLGRAMEKRGFTVSRASSVAEARRIVEENPPAYAVVDLRLEDGNGLDIVDALRDAREDARIVVLTGYGAIATAVAAVKMGATDYLSKPADAEEVMRALLSSDGALPPPPESPMSADRIRWEHIQRVFEQCDRNVSETARRLHMHRRTLQRILAKRSPR encoded by the coding sequence ATGGCAGAAAGCCGGAATATCGGACCCGACCCCAGCCTTTTGCTGGTCGATGACGACGAGGTCTTTCTTAACCGCCTCGGTCGCGCGATGGAAAAGCGGGGATTCACCGTGTCCCGCGCATCCTCTGTCGCAGAGGCCCGCAGGATTGTTGAAGAAAATCCGCCAGCTTATGCAGTCGTGGACCTGCGACTCGAGGACGGCAACGGGCTGGATATCGTCGATGCGCTTCGCGACGCGCGCGAGGATGCCCGGATCGTCGTGCTGACGGGTTATGGCGCCATTGCAACCGCCGTCGCGGCCGTCAAAATGGGGGCGACCGATTATCTCTCCAAACCGGCCGATGCCGAAGAAGTGATGCGTGCGTTACTTTCGAGCGACGGTGCGCTTCCTCCTCCGCCGGAAAGCCCGATGTCCGCGGACAGAATTCGATGGGAGCATATTCAACGGGTTTTTGAGCAATGCGACCGTAATGTTAGCGAAACGGCGCGCAGATTGCATATGCATCGGCGGACTCTCCAGCGAATTCTCGCCAAACGCAGCCCGCGGTGA
- a CDS encoding aspartate-semialdehyde dehydrogenase yields the protein MGYKVVVAGATGNVGREMLNILAEREFPADEVVALASRRSLGTEVSYGDKTLKTKDIEGFDFTGYDIALFAIGSEATKQYAPIAASQGCVVIDNSSLYRYDPEIPLVVPEVNPDAVEEYRSKMIIANPNCSTAQMVVALKPLHDRARIKRVVVSTYQSVSGAGKDGMDELWNQTKGMYVPGQEVEPKKFQKQIAFNVIPQIDVFLDSGDTKEEWKMAAETKKIMDPSIKVTATCVRVPVFVGHSEAVNIEFEDFLDEDEARDILREAPGVLVIDKREPGGYSTPVECVGDFATFVSRIRQDVTIENGLNLWCVSDNLRKGAALNAVQIAELLGNRCLKKG from the coding sequence ATGGGCTACAAGGTCGTTGTCGCCGGCGCCACGGGGAACGTGGGCCGTGAAATGCTGAACATTCTCGCCGAGCGCGAGTTCCCTGCCGATGAGGTTGTCGCTCTGGCTTCGCGCCGGAGCCTTGGCACCGAGGTCAGCTATGGCGACAAGACCCTGAAGACCAAGGACATCGAGGGGTTCGATTTCACCGGGTATGACATCGCCCTGTTTGCGATCGGCTCGGAGGCGACCAAGCAATACGCCCCCATCGCGGCTTCGCAAGGTTGTGTCGTGATCGATAACTCGTCGCTCTATCGCTATGATCCGGAAATCCCGCTGGTCGTGCCGGAGGTGAACCCGGACGCGGTCGAGGAATACCGCAGCAAGATGATCATCGCGAACCCGAACTGCTCGACCGCACAGATGGTCGTCGCATTGAAGCCACTGCACGACCGGGCGCGGATCAAGCGTGTGGTCGTATCGACCTATCAGTCGGTTTCGGGCGCAGGCAAGGATGGGATGGATGAGCTCTGGAATCAGACCAAGGGCATGTATGTGCCCGGCCAGGAGGTCGAGCCGAAGAAGTTCCAGAAGCAGATCGCCTTCAACGTGATCCCGCAGATCGATGTCTTCCTTGACAGTGGCGACACCAAGGAAGAATGGAAGATGGCAGCCGAGACCAAGAAGATCATGGACCCGTCGATCAAGGTCACGGCGACCTGCGTCCGCGTCCCGGTCTTTGTCGGCCATTCCGAGGCCGTCAACATCGAATTCGAGGACTTCCTTGACGAAGACGAGGCCCGCGACATCCTGCGCGAAGCTCCGGGCGTGCTGGTCATCGACAAGCGCGAGCCTGGCGGCTACTCGACCCCGGTGGAATGTGTGGGCGATTTCGCAACCTTCGTGTCGCGCATCCGTCAGGACGTTACGATCGAAAACGGTCTCAATCTCTGGTGCGTGTCGGACAACCTGCGCAAGGGCGCGGCGCTGAACGCGGTCCAGATCGCCGAGCTGCTTGGAAACCGCTGCCTGAAAAAGGGCTGA
- a CDS encoding 5'-methylthioadenosine/S-adenosylhomocysteine nucleosidase (Enables the cleavage of the glycosidic bond in both 5'-methylthioadenosine and S-adenosylhomocysteine), which produces MNALPAVDRVSGHDVLFVMAVDAEYGPRLRRRISPLMTGVGPVEAAVVLTSALATLASAGRSPQLVVSLGSAGSRHLEQASVYQVSTVEYRDMDASALGFPKGRTPFLDLPERVSLGWPIPDVPAASLATGASIVSGAAYDSIAADMVDMETFAVLRACQFFGIPLIGLRGISDGDKELSHVDDWTQYLHLVDERLADAIDRMEAALDARQLQLTRSPGP; this is translated from the coding sequence ATGAACGCATTGCCGGCTGTCGACCGGGTTTCGGGCCATGACGTCCTGTTCGTGATGGCGGTAGACGCCGAATATGGGCCACGGCTCAGGCGCCGCATCTCGCCCCTGATGACCGGTGTCGGGCCGGTTGAGGCCGCTGTCGTCCTGACATCGGCTCTTGCTACGTTGGCGAGTGCGGGACGATCCCCGCAACTCGTCGTGTCACTGGGTTCGGCGGGTTCGCGACATCTGGAACAGGCAAGTGTCTATCAGGTCAGCACGGTGGAGTATCGGGATATGGACGCATCGGCCCTTGGGTTTCCCAAGGGCAGGACGCCTTTTCTTGACCTGCCGGAACGTGTGTCCCTTGGTTGGCCGATCCCTGATGTGCCGGCCGCGAGCCTCGCGACTGGCGCAAGCATCGTCAGTGGCGCTGCCTACGATTCAATCGCGGCCGACATGGTGGACATGGAAACCTTTGCCGTGCTGCGCGCTTGCCAGTTCTTTGGAATTCCCCTGATCGGATTGCGAGGGATTTCTGACGGGGACAAGGAACTGTCCCATGTCGACGATTGGACGCAATATCTTCACCTGGTCGACGAACGGCTTGCGGATGCGATCGACCGGATGGAAGCGGCGCTTGACGCGAGGCAGCTGCAACTTACCCGCAGCCCAGGTCCATGA
- a CDS encoding FxsA family protein, whose amino-acid sequence MWLLVPFVILPIVEIALFIQVGGAIGILPTITLVLLSAVLGATVMRRQGAMAMLDVQRAMNEFRDPTAPMAHGALIMIAGVLMMVPGLFTSAIGVLLLIPGVRTLVMGWMGRRVRVVGGARGNRARTSDSDFAGDFPSGFGRGRGPSGEGVIDGEYSVQDDPPAPVREGLTDGRPGGRPGNSGWTRH is encoded by the coding sequence ATGTGGCTGCTAGTGCCGTTCGTCATCCTGCCGATCGTCGAGATCGCGCTGTTCATCCAGGTCGGTGGGGCCATTGGCATTCTGCCGACGATCACGCTTGTTCTGCTGTCGGCCGTGCTGGGCGCGACGGTAATGCGCAGGCAGGGGGCGATGGCGATGCTCGACGTGCAGCGTGCGATGAACGAGTTTCGTGATCCCACGGCGCCGATGGCTCATGGTGCGCTGATCATGATCGCAGGTGTGCTGATGATGGTCCCGGGCCTTTTCACCAGCGCGATCGGCGTGCTCTTGCTGATACCCGGCGTGCGGACCCTGGTCATGGGCTGGATGGGGCGACGGGTCCGGGTTGTGGGCGGCGCTCGCGGCAACCGCGCCCGGACATCGGATTCCGATTTCGCAGGGGACTTTCCTTCGGGATTCGGGCGTGGGCGTGGACCGTCAGGAGAGGGCGTTATCGACGGGGAATATTCGGTTCAGGACGATCCTCCTGCGCCGGTGCGCGAAGGTCTGACCGATGGCAGGCCGGGGGGGCGGCCCGGAAATTCCGGATGGACCCGGCATTGA
- a CDS encoding ActS/PrrB/RegB family redox-sensitive histidine kinase: MSRRFDFLPGQPGPEPIRLRTLTQLRWVAIAGQSIAVAVAMAIGAHLMLGPIFLVIGLAVLLNVLLTFRSSRRIGPNESAWQLGFDLAQIAALLSLTGGLTNPFALLLLAPVTVAATALPGRQLTALGVATLIMVTMAAFFARPLSFTDTPMISLSQPLLVGTWCAIVIGALFFAYYARTVADEIAATSDALFAARMALEREQKLQHLGGVVAAAAHEMGTPLATIKLVSSELQDEIRSALPDRDDLAEDLALLRQSSDRCSEILRSMGSAGRDDLLIRSAPLREVLEEAAAPHRDRGIRIRIETTQGSPTILRDAALIHGLRNLIQNAVDFAKNEVMIEAVAGRREIRVRVADDGPGFPLALLPRIGSPFLTTRPRSEDGRGYEGLGLGLFIAKTLLERSGAVVHFGNRQRGAQVTVSWPRDVIEANDREPLGRNPEIAG, from the coding sequence ATATCCCGCCGCTTTGATTTCCTGCCCGGACAGCCCGGACCCGAGCCAATTCGCCTGCGCACTCTCACGCAACTTCGCTGGGTGGCAATCGCGGGCCAATCCATCGCGGTTGCGGTGGCCATGGCGATCGGGGCGCATCTGATGTTGGGGCCGATCTTTCTTGTGATCGGATTGGCCGTTCTGTTGAATGTGCTGCTTACGTTCCGTTCTTCCCGTCGCATCGGCCCGAACGAATCAGCCTGGCAGCTTGGTTTCGATCTTGCGCAGATTGCGGCGCTGCTGTCGCTGACCGGGGGGCTGACAAATCCATTCGCCCTGTTGTTGCTGGCGCCGGTGACTGTAGCTGCAACCGCGCTTCCGGGAAGACAATTGACCGCATTGGGCGTTGCGACCCTGATCATGGTGACCATGGCCGCGTTCTTTGCGCGACCGCTGAGCTTCACCGACACGCCGATGATCAGCCTGAGCCAGCCGTTGCTGGTCGGGACATGGTGCGCGATCGTGATCGGAGCGCTGTTCTTCGCCTATTATGCGCGGACCGTGGCGGATGAAATCGCCGCCACGTCGGACGCATTGTTTGCCGCGCGGATGGCACTAGAACGCGAACAGAAGCTTCAACATCTCGGAGGCGTGGTCGCGGCAGCCGCACATGAGATGGGCACGCCCCTGGCGACCATCAAGCTCGTGAGTTCCGAGCTTCAGGATGAGATAAGATCGGCACTTCCCGACCGCGACGACCTCGCCGAGGATCTGGCGTTGTTGCGGCAATCCTCGGATCGGTGCAGCGAGATCCTCCGATCAATGGGAAGCGCGGGCCGGGATGACCTGTTGATCCGATCTGCACCGCTGCGAGAAGTGCTGGAAGAGGCGGCTGCCCCGCATCGGGACCGTGGCATTCGTATCCGGATCGAGACGACGCAAGGCTCTCCCACCATTCTGCGGGATGCAGCGCTGATCCACGGTTTGCGCAACCTGATCCAGAACGCCGTGGATTTCGCGAAGAACGAGGTGATGATCGAGGCGGTCGCGGGCCGGCGTGAAATCCGGGTACGGGTTGCGGATGACGGGCCCGGCTTTCCCTTGGCTCTGTTGCCCCGGATTGGCAGCCCATTCCTGACCACTCGGCCACGATCCGAGGATGGCCGCGGCTATGAGGGACTCGGGCTTGGCCTGTTCATCGCAAAGACGTTGCTCGAACGCTCGGGCGCCGTGGTCCATTTCGGCAACCGGCAACGCGGGGCGCAGGTGACGGTCAGTTGGCCGCGCGACGTCATCGAAGCAAATGACCGGGAACCATTGGGTCGGAACCCGGAAATTGCCGGATGA
- a CDS encoding glycosyltransferase family 29 protein, giving the protein MNRLGFLVRRTIRDEAALQRLSVPQSELMAELAGKDVALVGNARALAGSRHGQAIDAADLVIRINRAPMPHPESHGTRTDWLGLAVALGREERARIRPGRILWMSHKRKRLDWQSANSPGFYLHPLADYAALKTDLHAPPTTGALLIELISRSKMTRLRLYGFDFFASLSLSGSRTADKVPHDFGNEAEWVANLHKNDKRIMHIR; this is encoded by the coding sequence ATGAACCGGCTGGGTTTTCTGGTCAGGCGCACGATCAGGGACGAAGCCGCGCTGCAACGCCTGTCCGTTCCCCAATCCGAACTCATGGCCGAACTCGCCGGCAAGGATGTCGCCTTGGTTGGAAATGCCCGCGCGCTTGCCGGTTCTCGCCATGGCCAGGCCATCGACGCCGCTGATCTGGTCATTCGGATCAATCGCGCCCCGATGCCTCATCCGGAAAGCCATGGCACGCGCACCGACTGGCTGGGGCTCGCGGTGGCGCTTGGCAGGGAGGAGCGTGCGCGCATTCGCCCGGGCCGCATCCTGTGGATGTCGCACAAGCGCAAGAGGCTGGATTGGCAATCCGCCAACAGCCCTGGCTTCTATCTTCATCCGCTGGCCGATTATGCCGCCCTGAAAACCGATCTGCACGCCCCGCCCACGACGGGCGCCCTGCTCATCGAGCTGATCTCGCGCTCGAAAATGACAAGGCTCCGCCTCTACGGCTTCGATTTCTTCGCTTCGCTCTCGCTCTCCGGAAGTCGCACCGCAGACAAAGTGCCGCACGATTTCGGCAATGAGGCGGAATGGGTGGCAAATTTACATAAAAACGACAAACGCATCATGCACATTCGCTGA